GGCAGCCACGCCACGGCCAGGACCGAGCACGGGGAGAAGCCCGTCAGGGAGCTCGTCGCCGACGAGAAATGGTAATCGATTCCCGTGTCCTGATCAGGGGCCCAGCTTGGTCGTCAGGAAACACTGTTACATTGACTGCGGCTGTGACGATGCTTCCGGCTTCCCTGTGACTTGGCATCGCAGGTTGAGGGAGGAGTTCGTCGGCACCGTGCagcagcgcggcgcggcggtAATCAAGGCGCGGAAGCAGTCGAGCTCGCTGTCCGCCGCCAGCGCGGCCTGCGACCACATGAGAGACTGGATCCTCGGCACGCCAAAGGTCCAAGACTTCTGCATTCTTCTCATCCTCCCTGGCTCGAATACTCTGAATTTTGCAGTAAGATGGAAGCGTTTTTGCTCTGCAGGGTATGTGGGTGTCCATGGGCGTGTACTCTGACGGGAGCTATGGCGTCCCAGAGGGCATCTTCTACTCGTTCCCGGTGACGTGCGAGAAGGGAGAGTGGTCTATCGTGCAGGGTGAGTTCCTATCTTTCTGCCAGGTTGATAGCACCGTCAGCGCCACTTTCCTGACATGATCTGTTCGTTGTTCCAGGCCTTCAGGTTGATGACTTTGCACGATCCAAGATGGAGCTTTCGGCGAACGAACTCGACGAAGAGAGGTCCATGGCTTACGAGTTTGTCAGCACTTAAAGAGATCGGTAGATCCCTTGTGTATACAGAATCAGAATGTAGACGAAAATGATCAGGAGCTTCGGACCATTGTTGCATAACCACCAATAAAACAGACAACAACGAAATGTAGCGTATCAATCACAAATACTGCTTTCGATAAACAATACTGGCCTGTCCTAGCTGATATATGACAATCGAGTAACAAGAACACACTGCAGTTATCTTCTAAGAGGAACAGAGTACAGTAATGACAAAATATGGGGGTAGCCAGTGTTATTGTTGTACTTGTCCATTTGCCCTGGGCAGATAATTGTAACTGCCCTGAGGCTTTACTTGGACAGAAGATCATGATACAGAGGCACACCATATTCAAAGAATCGATCATGTATTTATAAACAACAATTTACAGGCACGGCAGATCTCCAGTTGGAAAATCTCCTTCACGTGGCAGTTGCCATGCATCTCGTCTTTCATCTCTATCGCACCATGCCACCATGGCATCTATTTCTTGGTATATGCATCATGCATCCCTGTCATGTTGATCCCACCATGTTTCTTTCAGAGCAAATATATCTTTTCTCCCGTGCAGCAAGCGCAGGCACAACTAGTAGCATCCTCCTGTTGTCCACCGCATGTGCTGCCAAGCTTTCAGTTCATGTTGCCGATATGTTCCTAGGTTTTCTTAAGCAGATGCATGCCGATGGAAATTCATGGAAATCATCCTGTTTTGGTCTGATATCATCAGGTGCTCCCATAAGACCCCTCTGGACTTTCTGCACCTTCAGCGAAAACATATCCCAGCCCATCTGATTCCGTCTCTGAAACAGTACATTGAGTTTCTTTGCATTTGGGCGAATAGTTCTCTTGTGGCCCATGTATCGCCTACACATTTAATGGAGGGTTGAAGAAAGAAAATAGCATCTTAAAGAAAAGAATGAGCACGCATAGGAAACTACACATGATAAAAATCTACGGAGCATAACAAATTCTGTAAAGCATTACAAGATTAAGATAAAGAACTAACAAGACAAAGGTACATTGGCAGCGTGCATCTTCAGCCTCAAGACACCTTTTCCATTGCAAACCAATATATCTAAACAAAGGAGACGGGCACATACCTTCGGCCAGCTAAAACCTTGGCCATGTTTCCATTATTATTTGTAACGAAGACATCACTTTCATCACAAACAATGAAGTCAATTGCAGCCAGccgtgaagaaaaaggaaggaATGGTTTCAAATCATCCCCAGCAAGATCCTCCTTGGTGTAGTAATTTGGAAAGAGTTCCCTGAGAGGTTGGAGGGTTTCCTCTCCGCCATATATTTCTCCAGAAGCAACATACAGGATTGTATCGTTGCCAAAACCAAGAGCTCGGAGCATTAAACCAACTTCATGAGGAGTCAATGGGCATTTCCCCCTGCTGCGCTCATCCTCAGCACTCAACTCCTGTTATGAATCAATCTAAAATCAATTCATCATTCAAAACTTATATCAGGTGACACAAATCAGGCGACCATGATAGTATCAACTCTGGCACTTAGCATGGTGAATAAGTGATTGTCTCAGTCAATAACAATCAGAAGTAAAACTAAAAAAATAAATCTATGCAGATGGCAGGCTGGTATTTGGCAAACATATAATAGGGAAATCTCACCAAGTTTCAAGAGTCTTACAGGTAATGTATCCCACCGTTTCCTAATTTCACCCagttcttttctttctttttcaccaCCACCATAATAACAGCCAGAAAATGCAAGCATGTCTGGTTCAAACCTGAAGAATAAAGCAATTGTGACGTTTGGAAGTTTATATTTCCATGGTTGATCCTCATAACTTCCATTCCCAAAAAGCACATCGAATTAACATAAACAACTGGAGTTTACCTCAAGTGAACTGCAACATATCGTGGGCTCATGAGTCTCAGCTTATGAACAAGTTTCTGACCCAGAGTATGTATGGAATTTGCAAATCttaatgcatgaaaatttactCGGCAACGTAGCTTTTGCAGATCTTCATCGAGCTCACTAGTGAGTCTATAATCAAATTTAGTTAATTGCAATGCCTGCAGAGATTAAAACTGTTGAGTCAATAGGAAAGTATGGCTTCTCTACAGTCACTTAGCAGTTGAGACATCCATTTGTGATGAATACACCTTTAACAAATATCTTCATAAAGAAACTATTAACATATTCTCATATCCAAACCCATGATGCAACCATGCACTAGATAAGCTACTCTATACTATGTATTTAACAGCCATCCAAAAGATTATATCACTACAAGGACAGTAAACTAAGAAGGAAAAAGAAGTAGCACACACTAGATCAATATCAAGACAATATGCAAGATAAGTTCCAGATCATTACGTTGGTTTATTATGTTACTTACTCGCCTTCGCATGAGTATTGGCAGAACTTCATCAATGTAAAACTCGGGCATTGATTTCCTAGGCGCTCGCATGGTCCACGGGAGTTTATCCATTGACAGCATCACTTCATAAGGGATCCTTTTAACAACGGTTACATCCTTTGATAGGTAGGAAATGAACCAGTCCACGTCAAAAATGTCTGAGAAGTCACTGCATACAACATATTCAATTTCAAGTTAAGCTGTTTTGTTAGGAGTAGCGAACTTTAGAAAACATCCTGTGATCCAGTTCTCAGCTCACCTTTCATCCTTCCAGAATGAGTGGTGGTCTAACTCAGGTACAACAAGTGTGGCATTCAAAATCCAGGCAACCACAACAGCATCTGTAATCTGCAAACTGAAGATCATATAGGTAACACAAGGGATGATAAAAGCAAATCAACCAGAAGTTGGAAGACAACTTACCCCTATGCGCTGCTGATTCAGCCCCCCGCTAGTAGCAATCAACAGGTAACCAGTGGAATTGTTCTCCGGCACAGCAGCTGAAAGACCATCATGGAAAATCACTCAGcgttattttttttcttttccacactTTTAGTTCAAAAGGAGGAAGTGGCAGATTATACAAACTAACATCTGAAATTCGTGCTTCTCCCACTGCAACCATAGTAGATGCTGGAATACCTCGATTTCCAAATATCAATTGGTTCGTAGATTCTAACCTGCAAATTTTCAGGATTGTAAATAATCAATCGGCCATCACCAATATGGACATAGACGTAGCTAACACGCAGGATAGTAATGGTTGGATTTGCGAAATGTGGTAACTAGCAACACTTCAGGCACAGGCACCCAATATTTAGAATTTCAGATACGCTCGTAGCGAAACTTTATTTGCCAGAAAATATTAAATTGCTATCACTCACTTTCCTCAAATTGTTCCCAGCGATGTGACAAGTGTAGGTGTAGCCGTCCAGAGGCCAAAAACAAAGTCTCCTCTCTCTCACCTCTATCAGGTTACCACACACGAGAGACCACGCCGATACGAAATTCCGTGCAATTAGACTGTAGAACGGTGGAAATCCTAAATAAATTACCTGCTTGGATCGCCACCGGCTCCGGATCCGCGACCAGTCAGCGTCGGTGACCACGTGCCCCGTGAACAAGGACACGAACCCTAGAACGAACAGCGCGGTACCCAGGAATACTGGGGAAGGCGGCGCCTTCCGCGCGGCCCTCGGTGaggaggcgccgccgccgccggagtggTGCGGCTTGGCTACCGGGTCAGGCTTCCTCCCCATGACGCGCCGCACCAGATCGTGCCCCCCAGACGGGCAGCTCTCGGCGTCCGACGCCCAGGCTCCGTTCAGGTTCGCCGCATGACGCGCAGCGCTAGATCGTGGAGGAGCCCGCGGAGGGCGCTTCCATGGCGACGGGAGGAGGAGGCAGGCAGGCGTGTGAACGGGACCGGGGTCTCGGGTGGTCCCGGGGAGTGGACACGAGCCGCAGGTGGGCTGAGTTTTACTCGTGGGCCGTCGACAGTTGGTCCACCACGTTGCGGCCGGCCTGTAAGAAGACACGGTTCTACATGGGCCTCCTCCCCTGTTCAACACGCCAGCGCCAGCCCCTGAATTCGGCCCACGCAGACACTGGGAGCGATGGGCCGCACAACGTGGCGCACGAGAGGCAAGACAATTGGCCCGGTGGGAGATGGTCATCGATTGGACGCTGGTTCAAGCAAGTCTCCGCCGACCGTCCTTGCGGGAGCACCAGTTTCCACGTGTCTACAGTGCCGTTACTGCCTCCTGCAAGTTGCGACGCGGTACGGCACGCCGCCCGTACCCTCGCCTCGCCGGGCGCGGAGGACAGCGCCGCTGTTTCCGATCATCGATGGCATCCATGTGGCTAGGCTCGTGACCCCTGCCACGGCTGGCGACCATAACAACCAGCAGGACAGGCCAGAGGCCTCGCGGTCGAGGCACAGGCACTGCAGCTAGCTGCGCCACCAccacggcggccggccggccggccaacCCCCAGCCCGCCAGGCGCCAGAGCCACAGGCACAGCCGCACAGGCAGGCAGGGCTCACGCTAAACCTACCAGACCAGGCTCGACCGCTCGACCACCCCAAACGCCAGCGGCAATCATCCAGAGCGCCCCGTCTCGCGCGCCTGCCAGCGGGAATTGAAACGAGcgctgcatgcatgcatgcatgccttGCCTGGCGCCCTGGTGGTGGCAGTAGAGGATACGAGCACGGCTTGCCAAGCACGTATGCGTACGTACAGCCGCAGGGGATTGCTGGGCTGGAAGCGGCCGAAACAGGGGTACCCCGTACGTATCTCCCCCCCGACGCCCAACACGGGGGTGCCATTCCCCCCAAACCGCAGACATACCCCCCGTTCCCCAGCCAATTGGGGCCTGGCCCGCGCTGTAGCGGACACTGACCACTGGACCGGGCCGTACGGGCCCGCGACGGCCGGCCCTGCTGCGTCTGCGTGCGCGTACGCCCCCGGCCTGCCCCGCGCGCCAGGCTTTTTTGCCCACCGCTCCCTCGCTGCGGCGCGGTCGCTGTGCGAAGCGCCCGTTGACAGGTGGGCCTTGTGAAGATTGGTCCCACTCCGCAGCGAGTACATCTGTTGCCGATTCGGTACGTGGCGTGCAAAATCTTTTGTGGCGTCCGGTTCCGGATATGGGATCTTGGCAGAGCCGTTCCTTTTCTAACCGCCACCGCGTTAGCCGTACTCTCAATGACAAATGGATCCCACCCTTGCGAGCCCACATGTCAGTGAAACAAATATGTTGCCTCGTGCGCCTTCCGGGTGAAGGAAGGAGCGGGGCGTATAGTCACACAGCGCGCAGCCTTAATGGGCGTGGCAGTGATGCCACGCACAGCAGCCGGCGGGGCCCGCCTCCGATTGAACTCATCAATGACACCCCTCCATGTGGCCGTGGCCCCGCGGTCACGAGCCCGCCTGTGGCCCCACGGCTCCTGCCGGCCTAGCTAGCTGTCTCGGTCCCTGACGGGAGATCCCACATGTCAGTACGGCGCGCTCGCTTCCCATCCCCGCTTCCCAGTGGCCTGCCTGCTCCTCCCCGGGATGCTCGCCTCGCTGCCCGGTTGCTTTATATGGGGGTGCCCACGCCAGTGCGGGTCGTAAACCTACCGGCTGTacttgcagcagcagcagcagccgccgccgccgccgccgccgaagcgATTCCACTTTGCCTCGCCGCACCGTCACAGCCGGCGGCAGAAGGAAACTTGTTGCGCGCGTGCGTGTCGTGACGACGACGCGGCGGGACGTAGCCATGGAAGGAATCGGCGGCGGGAGCGGGAGCAGGAGCGCGAGCGCGGCGCCGCCCTGGGATCTCGGCATGCACTGGGCGCCCACCGGCTCGTCGCCACCCTACCCGCAGCAGCCGCTCGTGGCGCGCCCGGGCGTCGGGGCCGCCAGCCActaccaccagcagcagcaggagctgACCTGCCTCAAGCTGGGGAAGCGGCCCTGCTGCTGGGCCGGGGCCGCAGCCACCCCAGCGGCGCAGGCCGGTACTGCTGGCCTGCCGCCGCAGGTCCACGGcaatggcgccgccgccgctggtggcgcgagcggggcggcggctgagggcaggaggaaggagaaggcggCCGCGGCCACGGCGGCAGCGCCGCGGTGCCAGGTGGAGGGGTGCCACGCGGAGCTGGCGGGCGCGAAGGACTACCACCGGCGGCACAAGGTGTGCGAGGCGCACTCCAAGGCGCCCCGGGTCGTCGTCCTCGGCGCCGAGCAGCGCTTCTGCCAGCAGTGCAGCCGGTCCGTACTACGTAGTACATTATTATCCCGCATGCCTGTACATACATACGTGTGCGAGCTTGTAGTATAGCAACTTTTAACTTTTTCTGATACGCACACGAGCTGAACTTCGCTCgtgttttttttctctctctctctcggcgTATATACACGCTACGCTCCTACTTGCAGGTTCCACGCGGTGTCGGAGTTCGACGACGCGAAGCGGAGCTGCCGGCGGCGGCTGGCCGGGCAcaacgagcggcggcggaagagcAACGCCAGCGAGGCCATGGCCAGGGGCGCCGCGCACCCGCACGGTACGTACGTCCTGTCCTAGCGTACGCACTCC
The sequence above is drawn from the Panicum hallii strain FIL2 chromosome 7, PHallii_v3.1, whole genome shotgun sequence genome and encodes:
- the LOC112900132 gene encoding O-fucosyltransferase 29-like isoform X1, with protein sequence MGRKPDPVAKPHHSGGGGASSPRAARKAPPSPVFLGTALFVLGFVSLFTGHVVTDADWSRIRSRWRSKQVRIYEPIDIWKSRYSSIYYGCSGRSTNFRSAVPENNSTGYLLIATSGGLNQQRIGITDAVVVAWILNATLVVPELDHHSFWKDESDFSDIFDVDWFISYLSKDVTVVKRIPYEVMLSMDKLPWTMRAPRKSMPEFYIDEVLPILMRRRALQLTKFDYRLTSELDEDLQKLRCRVNFHALRFANSIHTLGQKLVHKLRLMSPRYVAVHLRFEPDMLAFSGCYYGGGEKERKELGEIRKRWDTLPELSAEDERSRGKCPLTPHEVGLMLRALGFGNDTILYVASGEIYGGEETLQPLRELFPNYYTKEDLAGDDLKPFLPFSSRLAAIDFIVCDESDVFVTNNNGNMAKVLAGRRRYMGHKRTIRPNAKKLNVLFQRRNQMGWDMFSLKVQKVQRGLMGAPDDIRPKQDDFHEFPSACICLRKPRNISAT
- the LOC112900132 gene encoding O-fucosyltransferase 29-like isoform X2, encoding MVAVGEARISDAAVPENNSTGYLLIATSGGLNQQRIGITDAVVVAWILNATLVVPELDHHSFWKDESDFSDIFDVDWFISYLSKDVTVVKRIPYEVMLSMDKLPWTMRAPRKSMPEFYIDEVLPILMRRRALQLTKFDYRLTSELDEDLQKLRCRVNFHALRFANSIHTLGQKLVHKLRLMSPRYVAVHLRFEPDMLAFSGCYYGGGEKERKELGEIRKRWDTLPELSAEDERSRGKCPLTPHEVGLMLRALGFGNDTILYVASGEIYGGEETLQPLRELFPNYYTKEDLAGDDLKPFLPFSSRLAAIDFIVCDESDVFVTNNNGNMAKVLAGRRRYMGHKRTIRPNAKKLNVLFQRRNQMGWDMFSLKVQKVQRGLMGAPDDIRPKQDDFHEFPSACICLRKPRNISAT
- the LOC112900133 gene encoding squamosa promoter-binding-like protein 7, encoding MEGIGGGSGSRSASAAPPWDLGMHWAPTGSSPPYPQQPLVARPGVGAASHYHQQQQELTCLKLGKRPCCWAGAAATPAAQAGTAGLPPQVHGNGAAAAGGASGAAAEGRRKEKAAAATAAAPRCQVEGCHAELAGAKDYHRRHKVCEAHSKAPRVVVLGAEQRFCQQCSRFHAVSEFDDAKRSCRRRLAGHNERRRKSNASEAMARGAAHPHGTTLHAAGFGHGFLPPRGLPAGALSLLSSARGAGAPWLVPAPDISARSSAALDELIAENRAALLAWQFFDRSAPSRHHLAPPSSAGRAPPPPDHQAPGWPSPHHPHNGAGAGGGGRYFHAAPASAGHTTLDLMQLAAGAAATTAAPAGAPPFRPVPERVGAAARPPRTKDNGDASGCSSDAWAPAGGGGARAL